CCCAACGAGTTCGTCGTCGGCTACGGCCTCGACTACGCCGAGAAGTACCGCAACCTCCCGTTCGTGGGTACGCTCGCGCCCCACGTCTACGGCGGCTGAAACCCCGGCTGAAATCCCGGCTGACCCCTAAGGGCCCAAGCTCGTGGGACTGACGGGAACCCCGGCGGGCCTCGCGCCGTTGGAGCATGCAGACGGGTTCGCCAGCCGTACCGTGCGCCTTCGGGCGACAATGCTGGGGTACCGTCAGAAGAACTGTCTTATCAAACTCACTATGGCAGGAGGGACGGGGCGACACCGCTCCGTATGGATGGACGTGAAGCGATACTTCCGTGGGCCGGTCATGTGGATCGTGCTGGCCGTCCTTGCCGTGGTCGTGTTGATGCAGGTCGTCGGCTCGTCCGGCGGCTACAAGACGGTGGACACCGGCCAGGTCATTGCAGCGATCAACGACAACAAGGTCGAGTCTGCCAAGCTCACCACCGGTGACGAGCAGACCATCAAGGCCACGCTCAAAGACGGCACAAAGATCGAGGGCAGCTCGAAGATCCAGGCGAGCTACATCGGCGATCAGGGCGTGACCATTGCCAACACGCTGCAGACCAAGTACCAGGACAAGCAGATCCCGGACGGCTACACGGTCTCGCCGACGAAGCAGAACGCCTTCGTCGGGATCCTGCTGTCCCTGCTCCCCTTCGTCCTCATCGTGGTCGTCTTCCTGTTCCTGATGAATCAGATGCAGGGTGGCGGCTCCCGCGTCATGAACTTCGGCAAGTCCAAGGCGAAGCTCATCACCAAGGACACCCCGAAGACGACGTTCGCGGACGTCGCCGGTTCGGACGAGGCCGTCGAGGAGCTCCACGAGATCAAGGAGTTCCTGCAGGAGCCGGCGAAGTTCCAGGCCGTCGGCGCCAAGATCCCCAAGGGTGTGCTCCTGTACGGGCCTCCCGGTACGGGCAAGACCCTGCTCGCGCGCGCCGTCGCCGGCGAGGCGGGCGTCCCCTTCTACTCGATCTCCGGTTCCGACTTCGTCGAGATGTTCGTCGGCGTCGGCGCCTCCCGAGTCCGCGACCTGTTCGAGCAGGCCAAGGCGAACGCCCCGGCGATCGTCTTCGTCGACGAGATCGACGCGGTCGGCCGCCACCGCGGCGCCGGCCTCGGCGGCGGTCACGACGAGCGCGAGCAGACGCTGAACCAGCTGCTCGTCGAGATGGACGGCTTCGACGTGAAGGGCGGCGTGATCCTCATCGCCGCCACGAACCGGCCCGACATCCTCGACCCGGCGCTGCTGCGCCCCGGCCGCTTCGACCGCCAGATCGCGGTCGACCGTCCGGACATGCAGGGCCGTCTGGAGATCCTCAAGGTCCACCAGAAGGGCAAGCCGGTCGCGCCCGACGTCGACCTGGGCGCCGTCGCCCGCCGCACCCCCGGCTTCACGGGTGCCGATCTCGCCAACGTGCTGAACGAGGCCGCGCTGCTGACGGCCCGCTCGGACAAGAAGCTGATCGACAACCACAGCCTGGACGAGGCGATCGACCGTGTGGTCGCGGGCCCGCAGAAGCGGACCCGGATCATGTCGGACAAGGAGAAGAAGATCACCGCGTACCACGAGGGCGGCCACGCCCTGGTCGCGGCGGCTTCTCCCAACTCCGACCCGGTCCACAAGATCACGATCCTGTCCCGCGGCCGTGCGCTCGGGTACACGATGGTGCTCCCGGACGAGGACAAGTACTCCACCACCCGCAACGAGATGCTCGACCAGCTGGCCTACATGCTGGGCGGCCGCGCTGCGGAGGAGCTCGTCTTCCACGACCCGACGACCGGCGCTGCGAACGACATCGAGAAGGCCACCGCCACGGCCCGCGCGATGGTCACGCAGTACGGCATGACCGAGCGTCTGGGCGCGATCAAGTTCGGCGGCGACAACACCGAGCCGTTCCTCGGCCGTGAGATGGCTCACCAGCGCGACTACTCGGAAGAGGTCGCCGCGCTGGTGGACGAGGAAGTGAAGAAGCTCATCGAGAACGCGCACAACGAGGCCTGGGAGATCCTGGTCGAGAACCGCGACGTCCTCGACAACCTGGTGCTTCAGCTGCTGGAGCGGGAGACGCTGGGCAAGGAGGAGATCGCCGAGGTCTTCGCCTCCATCGTCAAGCGCCCGGCGCGGCCCGCCTGGACCGGCTCCTCGCGGCGTACGCCGTCCACCCGTCCGCCGGTGCTCTCCCCCAGGGAGCTCGCACTGACGAACGGCGCCAACGGCGCGACGCCGGCGATCTCCACCGCGAAGTCCACCGCGGCGGAGTCCGCCCCGGTGGCCGAGCCCGCCCCGGAGGACCGCCCCGAGAGCTGACCCGGCTCCCGGTGGCCCCACCAGGCCCGGAATGGATGCCGCGCCCCCCTGGCTTTAGCCTGGGGGGCGCGGCATTTCGCATGTCCGAAAAGAGGCGCGTGACCCTCACGCACGACCCGCACAGGAACGAGGCACCAGATGACCGACCCCGTGACGCTGGACGGCGAGGGCGCCATCGGCGAGTTCGACGAGAAGCGCGCCGAGAACGCCGTACGGGAGCTGCTGATCGCGGTCGGCGAGGATCCGGACCGAGAGGGTCTGCGGGAGACGCCGGCGCGGGTGGCGCGGGCCTACCGGGAGATATTCGCGGGGCTGTGGCAGAAGCCCGAGGACGTGCTGACGACGACGTTCGACCTGGGGCACGACGAGATGGTCCTGGTGAAGGACATCGAGGTGCTCAGCAGCTGTGAGCATCACCTCGTGCCGTTCGTCGGCGTGGCCCACGTCGGGTACATCCCGTCCACGGACGGCAAGATCACGGGCCTGTCCAAGCTGGCCCGGCTGGTGGACGTCTACGCTCGTCGCCCGCAGGTGCAGGAACGACTCACCACGCAGATCGCCGACTCCCTGATGAAGATCCTGGAGCCGCGTGGGGTGATCGTCGTCGTCGAGTGCGAGCACATGTGCATGTCGATGCGAGGGGTGCGCAAGCCCGGGGCCAAGACCATCACCTCGGCGGTGCGCGGTCAGCTCCGTGACCCCGCCACCCGCAACGAGGCGATGAGCCTGATCATGGCGCGCTGAGCCGCTGAGACAGGGGTTCAGCCGAGGCAGGGGCGCCGAGGCGCCGGAGCCTCACGCCGGTGACGCAGCTCCCTTGTCGTGGTCGTCGTCCTCCGGGAGCTTGCAGACCCGCTCCAGGAAGATGGCCGCCGCTATGACCGCGATGCCCGCGACGACGGAGAAGCCGGCGTAGATGGCCTGGTCGCGGCGGGCGGGGATGTCGAGCTGCTCCAGCAGGAAGGCGCCCGTGCCGCCGTACATGCCGGCGACGAGGGCGGCGACCAGGGCGCTGGCCTGGCCGAAGACGACGGAACGGGCCGCCATCAGGGGGTCGACGCCCTTGGCCTCGGGCCGGCGCTCGCGCTGCGCCTTGAGGCGGGCGCGCAGCGAGAGCGCGGTGGCCAGCAGGACCGCGGCGATCAGGGCCAGGACGATGGGTGCGGCCAGCGGGACGCTGGGCAGGGTCCCGATCGAGTTCCAGAGGCGGGCGCCCGCCCAGGACAGGATTCCGGCAACGATGAACACGCCTGCCAGCACCCTGATGCGCAGCTCTCTCACGGTGTCCCTTCAGCTCCCCCGGGGCCCGCGGGCCCTCCCGCGGACGATGCTCGTCTTGACCTTAACGACTACGCGGGCAGGTGGAGTTCCAGGTCCTTGCGGGGCGCGACGCCCTCGCGGGTGACGGCGTCGAGGAGATCGGCGACCGGGCCGCGACCGGGCAGCAGTGCCTCGGGGTCCACGTCGTGCCAGGGGGCCAGCACGAACGCGCGTTCGTGGGCGCGGGGATGAGGAAGGGTGAGGTGCGGATCGTCGTCGACGACGTCTGCGTACGCGACGATGTCGACGTCGAGGGTGCGCGCGCCCCAGCGTTCGTCCCGTACGCGGTGGAAGGCCTCCTCGACCGCGTGCGCCCGCTCCAGGAGCGACGACGGGGGCAGGGTGGTCTTCAGGACGACGACCGCGTTGAAGTACGAGGGCTGGCTGCCGGGCTCGACGCCCCAGGGCACCGTCTCGTACACCGGGGAGACGGCCTTGATGCGCACGCCGGGTGTGTCCTCGAGGGCGTCGATGGCGCCCTGGAGGGTCTCCAGCCGGTTGCCGAGGTTGGCGCCGAGAGAGATCACTGCCCGCTGCGGGTTGTGCAGGGTCGTGTCGGCGGCGTCGACCTTCTCGACGACGGAGGCGGGTACCGGCTGTACGGTCGGGTCGCTCTGACCCGCGGTGAAGAACGCGGTCATGCTCGGCTCCGGGTGATGGTGACGGTCACGTCGTCGAAGGGCACGGTGATCGGCGCGTCCGGTTTGTGGACGCAGACCTCGACCTCTTGTACCCCTTCGTGTTGCAGACAGGCCTGGGAGATGCGCTCGGCGAGGGTCTCGATGAGGTCGACGGGATCGCCCTGCACGACCGCCACGACCTCCTCCGCCACGATGCCGTAGTGCACGGTCTTCGCCAGGTCGTCGTCGGCCGCCGCGGGGCGGGTGTCCAGGCCCAGGACGAGGTCCACGATGAAGGTCTGGCCCTCCTCGCGTTCCTTGGGGAACACCCCGTGGTACCCGCGGGCCTTGAGGCCGCGCAGCGCGACACGATCCACGCGAATCACTCCTGCAGTCGTTGTTGACGGCCAGTGCGTACCGGGTGCGGACGGCACCCTGGCCTCGAACGAATCTACCCGCGAGCACTGACACGGCCAGGCCACGGCGACGCCGGGCCGGGCCGGAGCCAGGAGGTTTCACCGTGCGTTTCCCTTGGGGAACCTGGTGGCTCACGGGTTGGTAGCCGCCCCTACCCGCGGGTTCGTGATTCCAACCACTTCTTGGTTCCTATGGGGAGGGGGAGTCCCCGTCCGCGTCTCCGTCCTCGTCGTCCTCGTCGTTCTCGGCCAGGACCGGGGAGGCGTGGTGGGACCACAGCTTCCAGCCGTCCGGGGTGCGCCGGAACACGTTCGTGGCGACGACGAGCTGGCCCACGAGCGGCCCGAGCTCCTCGCCCTCCACCGGCGCGGGCCCGCCGCTGAGGATGTTCTCCGTGCAGGTCACCAGGGCGGTGTCACCGGTGACCGAGACATGCACGTCGGTGAGGAAGAACTGGATGTAGTCGGTGTTCGCCATGATCAGCGCGTACGACCGCAGCACCTCGCCGCGGCCGGTGAGCACCGGCCAGCCCGGGTGCACGCAGGAGATCACGCCGGTGTCCGCCGGGTCGTGGTACTCCTCGTCGACGCCCAGGTCGGTCGGGGTGAGCCAGAGCGAGGAGACCGTCTCGAAGTCGCCTCGCTCCAGGGCCTCGTAGAAGGCGGTGTTGGCGGCCTCGACCTGCTCGACGTCGGTGTGGGGGGCGCTCACCGGGCTCCTTCCACGGCGCGTGCGACCCGTACCGCGTCCGCTGTCGCACGGACCTCGTGCACGCGTACCGCCCACGCGCCGGCGTGCGCGGCGAGGGCGGAGACGGCGGCCGTGGCGGCGTCGCGCTCCCGCGCGGGCGGCGGCGCGCCCTCCGGGCCGGCCAGGACGCGGCCGAGGAACCGTTTACGGGAGGCGGCGACCAGCAGCGGGTGGCCCAGGGCGTGCAGCCGGTCGAGGCGGGCGAGCAGGGACAGGTCGTGGTCGGCCTCCTTGGAGAAGCCGAGGCCCGGGTCGACGACGATGCGGTCGGGGGAGACGCCGCCGGCCAGAACGGCGTCCACGCGCGCGTGGAGTTCGTCGACGACTTCGGCGACGACGTCCGTGTAGACGCCCTTGACGTTGCCGCCTTCGAGGAAGCCGCGCCAGTGCATGACGACGAAGGGGGCGCCCGCGTCGGCGACGGTCGGGATCATCGCCGGGTCGGCGAGGCCGCCGCTGACGTCGTTGACGAGGGCGGCGCCGGCCGCGAGGGCCTGGGCGGCGACGGAGGCGCGCATGGTGTCGACGGAGACGACGACGCCTTCGGAGGCGAGGCCGCGGACGACGGGGACGACCCGGCGCAGTTCCTCCGCCTCGTCCACGCGGGTGGCGCCGGGGCGGGTGGACTCGCCGCCGACGTCGACCAGGTCCGCGCCCTCGGCGACGAGCTCGAGGCCGTGTTTGACGGCGGCCGTCGTGTCGAACCAGCGGCCGCCGTCGGAGAAGGAGTCGGGGGTCACGTTGATGACCCCCATGACCGCGCAGCGGTCCCATTCCGGAAGGCCGACGACGCGCCCGCGCCCGCTCTGCTTGCTCATGCGTTCAGCGTAGGCCCAGGAAGGGGCCGCGCCGCCGGGCGGCCCGGGCACAAGCCCCAGGGCCGGGAGAGGGGCGGGGCTTCCGCCCGGGCCGGTCCGCGGGGGCCCGGGCACGGCGTACCGCGGCGGTGCCGCCCGGTCACCGGGATCACGCCGCCCGTACGTCTCTCTCCGCCACCGCGTGCGCGCACGCGCGGGGCGCGGTGGAACGGCGGCGCAGGAAGCGGGGCAGGGGGAGGGCGAGGTTGACGAAGCCCTCGGCCTGCATGGCGGCGAAGCCGATGCGGGGCAGGTCGCCGGAGGCGCGGTAGACGACGAAGCGGGGCTCCCAGCGGGGCTGGAACTTGGCGTTGAACTTGTACAGGGACTCGATCTGGAACCAGCGCGAGAGGAACACCAGCAGTCCGCGCCAGGCGCGCAGCACCGGGCCCGCGCCGATCTTCTCGCCGCGGGCCAGCGCCGAGCGGAACATGGCGAAGTTGAGCGACACGCGCGCGATGCCGAACTTCGGGGCGGCCTGGAGCGCGGCGACGATCAGCAGCTCGTTCATGCCCGGGTCCGCCGAGCGGTCGCGGCGCATCAGGTCCAGCGAGGCACCGTCGGTGCCCCAGGGCACGAAGTGCAGGATCGCCTTCAGATCGCCGTACTCGCCGGGTTCGGGGTCGGTCTTGTGGGCGGTGGCGATGAGGCAGTCGCCGTCGTCGGGGTCGCCGATGCGGCCCAGCGCCATGGAGAAGCCGCGCTCGGTGTCGGTGCCGCGCCAGTCCTCCGCGGCCCGTCGGATGCGCGCCAGCTCGGCCTCGCCGACGTCACGGACACGCCGGACCCGGGTCTCGTAACCGGCGCGTTCGATGCGTTTGACCATCTGGCGCACGTTGCGCATCGCGCGGCCGGCGAGGGAGAAATCCGCGACGTCCACCACCGCCTCGTCGCCCAGTTCCAGGGCGTCCAGGCCGGTCTCGCGGGTCCAGACCTCGCCGCCGGTCTCCGAGCAGCCCATGACGGCGGGCGTCCAGGAGTGGGCCTTGGCCTCGTCCATGAAGCGCTCGATGGCGCCGGGCCAGGCCTCGACGTCGCCGATCGGGTCGCCGCTGGCCAGCATCACGCCGGAGACGACGCGGTAGGTCACCGCCGCCTTGCCGCTGGGCGAGAAGACGACGGCCTTGTCGCGGCGCAGCGCGAAGTGGCCGAGGGAGTCGCGTCGGCCGTGCTTCTCCAGCAGGGCGCGCAGCCGGGTCTCGTCCTCCTCGGTGAGGCGGGCGGCCGGGTGCTCGGGCCGGAACGCGAGGTAGATCGTGGTGACCGCGGTGATCCAGCCGAGGGCGCCGAGGGAGAAGGCGACGGTCCAGGAGGTGTTGCCCTGGTAGTCGACCGGGCCCTCGAAGCCGAGGAGGCCGTACAGGACGTGCGTAATGCGATCGGCCAGGCTCGGGTCGCCGATCATGCGCCGCGGGTGGACGCTGACGATGACCAGACCGAGCATGAGGGAACCAGCGCCCATGAGGACGAAGTTGGCGAGCGCGCGCCAGCGGCTGCGCGGGTCGGGCAGCGCCGCGAACTGGTCGCGGTGCACCACCAGCGGCACCAGGAGCGCGACCGAGATGAGCGCGCCCACCAGCGAGTGCCGGTACACGAACTGCGCGACCGCGCCCGCGGGCAGCAGCACCACGGCGGCCCGCCACGCGCGCCGCTTGGAGCGCTTGAGGCCATGGGCGAGCAGCAGCAACAGGACGCCGGAGCTGAGCGAGAGCGCGGCCGCGAACGGGCCGAACGCACCGGGCAGCACCTCGGCCAGGGTGTGCATACGGCTGTGACGGAACCGCGGGAAGACGCCCCCGGCCACGTCCAACAGACCCACGAGGGCACAGGCTCTGCCGACGAGGGCGGGTACGGACTCGGGGCGCGGACCTCGCACTATCTGCCGCACCCGGCTTGATCGGTGCGGAACCCCGCCCGACATTTCCCCATCTTCCCTGACAGACATCGCATCCCGTTGTTCCGCGAGAGACCTTGGACCCAGTGCCGATTCGGGCATCAGGCGACATTGCGCCCTCTAGGACGGTGTCTCGGGGACAGAGGTTCACTCGTCTCTTCAAAGCCACTGAAAAGGCCAAGGAAAGTCCGGGACAAGCCCTCGCGAAGGCCTTGGGGGAGCGCCGTAGTCCGGACGGAAAAGCGCAGGCGGAGAACACCTCATGGGTCTCACGAGCAACAATGTGCTGCTGCTGGCAATCCTGTTCGCAGTACTGCTGTTCGCCGGCACGGTGTGGCTGTGGCCACGCCTGGCCCGGCGCGGCTGGCGGCCCGTCAGTGGACGCGTCGGCCTGCTGCTCGCCACCCAGTTGGCGCTCTTCCTGTCAGTGGGCCTCTTCGCCAACCAGGCCTTCGGCTTCTACGCCAGCTGGGCGGACCTGCTGGGCAAGGAGACCGAGCCGGGCGTGGTCGTCGACCACACGGCGGCCGGCGGCTCGGCGGGGCCGGTGCAGGTGATCGACACCCGGCGCGTGGACGGCGCGGGCAGCGGGCGGCCGCGGTCCGCCGGGCAGATACAGAAGATCGCCGTCACCGGCCGCACGACGCACATCGTCTCGCCCGCGTACGTGTACCTGCCGCCGGAGTACTTCGACCCGCAGTACCGCACGCGTACGTTCCCCGCGGCCGTGATCCTCACCGGCTACCCGGGTACGGCGGAGGCGCTCGTGGACAAGCTGCACTATCCGCGCACCGCGCGGCAGCTCGCCAAGGACGGGCGCATGCAGCCGATGATCCTGGTGATGCTGCGGCCGACCGTGGCGCCGCCGCGGGACACGGAGTGCGTGGACGTCCCGGGCGGACCGCAGACCGAGTCGTTCTTCGCGAAGGACCTGCCCGACGCCGTGACGGCCCACTACAGAGTCGGCAAGAAGCCCGGCAGCTGGGGTGTCATCGGGGACTCCACGGGCGGTTACTGCGCGCTGAAGCTGGCGATGCACCACCCCGACGTGTATGCGGCCGGCGCGGGCCTGTCGGCGTACTACAAGGCGCCGATCGACCCGACCACCGGCAACCTCTTCCGCGGCGACGCGACCCTGCGGGGCGAGGCGGATCTGCACTGGTATCTGAAGCACCGGCCCGCGCCCGACACCTCGCTGCTCGTGACCAGCAGCAAAGTGGGCGAATCCAACTACAAGGCCACGCTGAAGTTCATAGACCAGGTGAAGGCCACGAACAGGACCAGGATCTCGTCGATCATCCTGGAAAGCGGCGGGCACAACTTCAACACCTGGCGGCGCGAGATTCCGCCCACGCTGCAGTGGATCAGCGGGCGGCTGAGCGACCGGTGACGTCGGGCGACGGCGTGCGGGGCGGCCTGGGCGGTCTGCGGGGACGGCGTGCGGCTACGGCGTACTGAGGCGGGGTACTGAGGCGGCGTACTGAGCGGCTCGGCCGGAAATGATCTTGCTTCTTCCCGAATGGGTCGCCCGCGCTGTTTCCCTGCTGTTTCCTGATGCCCTGTGAAGACTTCTGTATGGCTGTGTTTTTACGGGGCGGCGCGCCAACATTCGCCTACGCGCGGTAAGTTTCTGGCCATGCCACGTGGACGTCACCGCCATTCCCCGCCTTTGCACAGGCTGCTGCCGCCTTCGGCGATCGCAGGCGTCTCCCTAGTCTGCGCTTTTGGTCCCTGGGTGTTCACGGAACAACTGGTGCTGCGAGGTCTGGCCGCCGCTGCCGCGGCGACGGCGATCGGCGGCGCGTTCGTGATGCGCCGCTGGGACATGCAGGCCGGCAAGCAGGTCGCCGACCTCACGCGCGCGCGGGCGGGCGACGAGTGGCGCTTCGAGGAACGCGTCGCCGAACTGGAGACCGACCTCGACGAGTCGCGCGAGCTGCGCGTCAAGCTGGAGCAGCGGCTGCGGGCCAAGCGCACCGAACTGGCGGGCCTGCGCAACGAGCACGCGGCGCTGCTGCGCCGGTACGCCACGGCGGAGACCGAGCGGGCGAGCGCCCTGGAGGGCCGCCGTCTGCTCGAGATAGAGACCACGGACCCGGCGCCGGCCCTGCCTCCCGCGCGCGTGGCGCAGGAGAAGCAGAAGCAGGAGAAGGCCGAGGGGTCCGGGAAGTCGACGGCGACGGGCACGGTCGCCGCACGGGAGCTCGAGGCCGCCGCCGATCCTGCCGACGCCGAGACGGAGGCGGAGACCGAGGCGGACTCCGAGGCCCTTGAGCCGGCGGACGGGAAGGCCGAGTCGGACGGGAAGAGCGGGTCGGCCGAGGCCGTCGAGTCTTCCGAGGCGGCCGATGAGGAGCCTGAGGCTCCCGCGGTCTTCTCCCCGGCGGGATCCAAGCTGTTTCTGCGGGCGCAGGCCGCGCTGGCCCTCCTCGACGCCGACGCCGACTCCGCCGAGGCGGTGAAGGCCGAGGCCGTGAAGAGCGAGGCCGTGAAGACCGAAGGCTCCGCCGGCGACACGGAGGCCGCGCAGGAGGACGAAGCCGAGGGGAAGCCCGAGGCGGTCGACGAGCACACGCGCGCGGCCGCCGCCTACACGTCCGCCGAGGAGAACGCGACCCCGGCGGAGGCGGAGAAGGCCACTTCGGAAGAGCCGGAAGAGCCGGAAGAGCTGGAAAAGCCGGGATCGGCCGCAGAGCGCACCGCCGCAGGCGCGAAGACCCCGGTACCCGAGTACGCCCCGTCGGCGTACCCGCGGGCCCTGGCCTCGCGAGCGCTCGCCGAGTCCGTCGTCCTCGCCGAGCCCGTCGTCCCCGACCTCCCCGCCGCGCCGACGGAGTCCGCCGCCTCCGGCGCCCTCGTCCCGCGCCAGGCCGCGCCCGTGATGCGTCCCTCCGGCCACTTCACGGTGCCGACCGCCGTGGCCGTCGTACCGGCCGCGCAGCCGCTGCGGCGGCCGACGGCCGAGGGCGGATTCGATTTCTTCGGTACGAAGGCGTCCTCGGCGTCCGCCGCCCTGGAGGCCGTGCAGAACGAGGATCTCGCCGACGTGGTCGGGCAGGAGGCGCTCGCGCTGCACAAGGCCGAGGCCGAGTCGGAGTTCAAGCCGGTGGACGAGCACGCGCGCGGGGTGAGCCAGGTCATCGACCTGACCGCCCACGACGAGACCGAGCAGATCAACCTCCACGGACTGCGCAGCGCCGCCTCCTGAACGCCGACGAGTTGAACGCCGCCGAGCGAGCGTCGGCGCGCAGCTCGGCCGAGCCGCTCAGGCCATCCACCGGTCGGGCCGGGCGTCCCTTCGCCCGGTCCGCGACCGCTCCGCCTGCCCCCGCAGCAGCTCCGCGGCCTCCTGCACGTCCCTCAGCCGCGCCGTGACGGTCTTGTTGGCCCCCGTGTCCACATGGACGTCCGCGACGCGCCAGAGACGCTGCCAGGGCCCCTGCGTCAGCCGTACGCTCTGGACCTTGGCGTGCGGCACGAGCGCGAGGCTCCGCCGCAACAGCCCCTGCCGTGCGGCGAACACCGAGTCCGTGACGGCGATCCCGTAGCCCCGCCACCACACCGGCACGCACCGCCCGGCCCGCCGCGGCGGGCGCGTGAGCGAGGCCGCCGCCGGGACGGTCACCCCGGGCAGCACGCGCGCGATGACGGCCTCCGCGGCCTCGCGCGGGGCGACCGGCACGAGCACCGAGTTCGCCGAGCCGGCCACCGCCAGCTCGACGCGCACCCAGCCGCGCCGCCGCCACAGCAGCGGCTGGACGATCCGCACGGTCTGCACGCGTCCGGGCGGCACCGTCTCGTGCGTGCGGTCCAGCAGCCCGTGGTCGATACGCAGCCCGTCCGGCGACTCGCCGACCGTCCAGTCGTACTCGCCGACGAACCGCCCCACGCTGCTCGCGCCCGCCGCGCCGAGCAACGGCACACCGGTCACCAGCACCGTGACCACACTGTGGGTGGCCAGCCACAGGACCGGCGGCAGGACGAGCGCGGCGGCCAGCGCGCCCCAGGTCGCGCCGGTCAGCACCAGCGAGATCGCGAGCCGGCGCGTGGGCACGCGCAGCAGCTCGCGCGCGGGAGCCTCGCCTATCTCGTGCGCTGTCTCGGGCGCGAAACCCGCCGCCCGCGCGAGCAGCTCGGCCCGCAGCGCGCGTGCCTCCGCCTCGCCCAGGAAGGCCAGTTCGTCCTTCTTGTCGACGCCGACGACGTCGAGCCGGAGCTTCGCGACGCCCGCGATCCGCGCGAGCAGCGGCTGGGTGACGTCGATCGCCTGGATGCGCTCCAGACGGATATGCGCGGTGCGCCGGAACAGCAGGCCGGTCCGGATGCGCAGTTCGGCGTCCGTCACCGCGAAGTGGGTGAACCACCAGCTCAGGAAGCCGTAGGCGGCGGCCGCCGGGAGGAGTACGGCGAGCGCGATCAGCAGGGTCGTCGTGGTCAGCCGGGTCAGCTGCTCCTGTGCCTGGTTCGGGTCGTGCACCGCCCAGCCGACGAGCACCGCGACAGGCGCCCACGCCCGCCGGAAGGGCGTGACGGGGTGCAGGCGGTGCTCGACGACGGCCCGCGCGGGGGGCGCGTCGGGCGCGTCGGGCGTACCTTCCAGAGCGTCCTCGACGGGTACGCCGTCCTCGACGCCCGGCGTCGTCACAGCCCCGCCGATCGGGCCTCGCCGAGCTCGGTGAGCCGGTCGCGCAGCCGTTCCGCCTCGTCCGGGTCCAGCCCCGGGATGGTCGCGTCGGTCGCGGCGGCCGCCGTGTGCAGCTGGACGCTGGCCAGCCCGAAGTGCCGCTCGACGGGACCGGAGGTGACCTCCACGAGCTGCATGCGCCCGTACGGCACGACGGTCTCCTGGCGCCACAGCACGCCCCGGCTGATCAGCAGGTCGTCGGCGCGCTCGGCATACCGCCAGGAGCGCCAGTTGCGGCCGAGCAGCACCCAGCCCCACCCGATCCCGGCCAGCGGCAGCAGCGCGAAGGCGGCCCAGCCCGGGCCGACGAGCAGGCCGAGCAGCAGGCCGACGCCGAGGGCCGCCAGCCCCAGCCACACCACCAGCAACAGCCGCCGCATCCGCAGCAGCTCCGGAGGCAGCCCGTTCCACACCGGTCCGGACCTCGTCACCTCTGCGCCCGCGGGGCTCCCCGTTTCCATAGGCCCAGCGTACGTAGGGGAGCGGGTAGGGGAGACTGGGCCCATGACTCCTACGACGGAGACCACGGTCGGGATCGGCGGCGCCGCGGAGAGCACCGACATGGTGCTCAACATCGGCCCCCAGCACCCCTCCACGCACGGCGTGCTGCGGCTGCGCCTCGTGCTGGACGGCGAGCGCATCAGGCACGCGGAGCCGGTGATCGGCTATATGCACCGCGGCGCGGAGAAGCTGTTCGAGGCGCGCGACTACCGCCAGATCGTCATGCTGGCCAACCGCCACGACTGGCTGTCGGCCTTCTCCAACGAGCTGGGCGTGGTCCTGGCCGTGGAGCGCATGCTCGGCATGGAGGTCCCCGAGCGCGCGGTGTGGACGCGCACGCTGCTCGCGGAGCTGAACCGGGTGCTGAACCACCTGATGTTCCTGGGGTCCTATCCGCTGGAGCTCGGCGGCATCACCCCGGTCTTCTACGCCTTCCGCGAGCGCGAGGTGCTCCAGAACGTCATGGAGGAGGTCTCCGGCGGCCGCATGCACTACATGTTCAACCGGGTCGGCGGCCTCAAGGAGGA
This window of the Streptomyces sp. NBC_01275 genome carries:
- the folB gene encoding dihydroneopterin aldolase; this translates as MDRVALRGLKARGYHGVFPKEREEGQTFIVDLVLGLDTRPAAADDDLAKTVHYGIVAEEVVAVVQGDPVDLIETLAERISQACLQHEGVQEVEVCVHKPDAPITVPFDDVTVTITRSRA
- the folE gene encoding GTP cyclohydrolase I FolE gives rise to the protein MTDPVTLDGEGAIGEFDEKRAENAVRELLIAVGEDPDREGLRETPARVARAYREIFAGLWQKPEDVLTTTFDLGHDEMVLVKDIEVLSSCEHHLVPFVGVAHVGYIPSTDGKITGLSKLARLVDVYARRPQVQERLTTQIADSLMKILEPRGVIVVVECEHMCMSMRGVRKPGAKTITSAVRGQLRDPATRNEAMSLIMAR
- a CDS encoding DUF3180 domain-containing protein — translated: MRELRIRVLAGVFIVAGILSWAGARLWNSIGTLPSVPLAAPIVLALIAAVLLATALSLRARLKAQRERRPEAKGVDPLMAARSVVFGQASALVAALVAGMYGGTGAFLLEQLDIPARRDQAIYAGFSVVAGIAVIAAAIFLERVCKLPEDDDHDKGAASPA
- the ftsH gene encoding ATP-dependent zinc metalloprotease FtsH encodes the protein MDVKRYFRGPVMWIVLAVLAVVVLMQVVGSSGGYKTVDTGQVIAAINDNKVESAKLTTGDEQTIKATLKDGTKIEGSSKIQASYIGDQGVTIANTLQTKYQDKQIPDGYTVSPTKQNAFVGILLSLLPFVLIVVVFLFLMNQMQGGGSRVMNFGKSKAKLITKDTPKTTFADVAGSDEAVEELHEIKEFLQEPAKFQAVGAKIPKGVLLYGPPGTGKTLLARAVAGEAGVPFYSISGSDFVEMFVGVGASRVRDLFEQAKANAPAIVFVDEIDAVGRHRGAGLGGGHDEREQTLNQLLVEMDGFDVKGGVILIAATNRPDILDPALLRPGRFDRQIAVDRPDMQGRLEILKVHQKGKPVAPDVDLGAVARRTPGFTGADLANVLNEAALLTARSDKKLIDNHSLDEAIDRVVAGPQKRTRIMSDKEKKITAYHEGGHALVAAASPNSDPVHKITILSRGRALGYTMVLPDEDKYSTTRNEMLDQLAYMLGGRAAEELVFHDPTTGAANDIEKATATARAMVTQYGMTERLGAIKFGGDNTEPFLGREMAHQRDYSEEVAALVDEEVKKLIENAHNEAWEILVENRDVLDNLVLQLLERETLGKEEIAEVFASIVKRPARPAWTGSSRRTPSTRPPVLSPRELALTNGANGATPAISTAKSTAAESAPVAEPAPEDRPES
- a CDS encoding nuclear transport factor 2 family protein yields the protein MSAPHTDVEQVEAANTAFYEALERGDFETVSSLWLTPTDLGVDEEYHDPADTGVISCVHPGWPVLTGRGEVLRSYALIMANTDYIQFFLTDVHVSVTGDTALVTCTENILSGGPAPVEGEELGPLVGQLVVATNVFRRTPDGWKLWSHHASPVLAENDEDDEDGDADGDSPSP
- the folK gene encoding 2-amino-4-hydroxy-6-hydroxymethyldihydropteridine diphosphokinase, with protein sequence MTAFFTAGQSDPTVQPVPASVVEKVDAADTTLHNPQRAVISLGANLGNRLETLQGAIDALEDTPGVRIKAVSPVYETVPWGVEPGSQPSYFNAVVVLKTTLPPSSLLERAHAVEEAFHRVRDERWGARTLDVDIVAYADVVDDDPHLTLPHPRAHERAFVLAPWHDVDPEALLPGRGPVADLLDAVTREGVAPRKDLELHLPA